From Serinus canaria isolate serCan28SL12 chromosome 26, serCan2020, whole genome shotgun sequence, one genomic window encodes:
- the ELAPOR1 gene encoding endosome/lysosome-associated apoptosis and autophagy regulator 1 isoform X2: MAGTGARWMPLALCLAVIVSPGRTGEQLHVCKESEYHYEYTACDSSGSRWRVAVPHTPGLCTGLPDPVRGTECSFSCKAGEFLEMQTQTCRPCAVGTYSLGTGVRFDEWDEVPHGFANVATNLEVDDGFGDAAENCTASTWVPLGDYVASNTDECTATLMYAVQNDQCQPTVEESRWMRTTEKGWELHSVELSRGNNVLYWRTTAFSVWSKVPKPVLVRNIGITGVAFTSECFPCKPGTFAPASGSTACQLCPADTFSGKGATACQPCDSDTYAEPGSGSCKPRPPCTDKDFFYTHTACDASGETQLMYKWAEPKICSEELPQAARLPSSGIKTQCPPCNPGFAKGNSSTCQPCPYGFYSNGSACLSCPEGTEPVLGLEYKWWNVLPPNMETTVLSGINFEYKGIAGWEVAGDYIYTAAGASDSDFMILTLVVPGFSPPSPVLEDTESREVARITFVFETLCSVGCELYFMVGVNSHTNTPVETWTGSTGKQSYTYLVEKNATMSFTWAFQRTPYHEAGRRFTSDVAKLYSINVTNVQGGVASFCRRCAPQPTGSCAPCSPGSAVDPSSGTCQPCPPGTYLWGHPSDGTPTCHPCGPGTRSNQLRSLCYNNCSLALALPGQMLHFEFPSLGQGAGVGTGSSFTPKGLRYSHHFRLSLCGHQGRKMASCADNVTAGLGGPARVVTSYVCQAILVPPDVTGARAAVSSQPISLGDHLLGVTTSSVLDGIVSPPELFPPSHPDLPDIIFFFRSNDMTQPCSSGRATTIRLRCDPLRVGTGTLAVPSKCPEGTCDGCTFHFLWVTAEGCPRCSSSHHRPIVGACIGGVQKTTYVWREPRLCHGGDALPPQVIQACRSVDFWLKVGISTGTCVAVLLAALAAYFWKKTQKLEYKYSKLVMDAAARETDATSPDSCAIMEGEDAEDELLFATEMSLFGKLKALTAKRMPDGFDSVPLKTSSSSTDREL; encoded by the exons ATGGCCGGTACCGGAGCCCGGTGGATGCCGCTGGCGCTGTGTCTGGCTGTCATCGTGTCACCGGGACGCACCGGAGAGCAGCTACACGTCTGCAAAGAG TCCGAGTACCACTATGAGTACACAGCATGTGACAGCTCAGGATCGCGCTGGAGGGTGGCTGTACCACACACACCTGGACTCTGCACTGGCCTGCCTGACCCTGTCAGGGGCACTGAATGTT CATTCTCCTGCAAGGCGGGTGAGTTCCTGGAGATGCAGACGCAGACGTGCCGGCCCTGCGCTGTGGGCACCTACTCGCTTGGCACTGGTGTCCGCTTCGATGAGTGGGATGAGGTGCCCCATGGCTTTGCCAACGTGGCCACCAACCTGGAGGTGGATGATGGCTTTGGCGATGCAGCAGAGAACTGCACAGC GTCAACATGGGTGCCTCTGGGGGACTACGTGGCCTCCAACACAGATGAGTGCACGGCCACCCTCATGTATGCT GTGCAGAACGACCAGTGCCAGCCCACGGTGGAGGAGTCCCGCTGGATGCGGACGACAGAGAAGGGCTGGGAATTACACAGC GTGGAGCTGAGCCGTGGGAACAACGTGCTGTACTGGCGGACCACCGCCTTCTCCGTCTGGTCCAAGGTGCCTAAACCAGTGCTGGTGAGGAACATCGGCATTACAG GGGTGGCCTTCACTTCCGAGTGCTTCCCCTGCAAGCCCGGCACTTTCGCCCCCGCGTCCGGCTCAACCGCCTGCCAGCTCTGTCCCGCCGACACCTTCTCTGGCAAAGGAGCCACCGCCTGCCAGCCCTGCGACTCTGACACCTACGCTG AGCCCGGCTCGGGGTCCTGCAAGCCACGCCCACCCTGCACGGACAAGGATTTCTTCTACACCCACACGGCCTGCGACGCCAGTGGGGAG ACCCAGCTGATGTACAAGTGGGCAGAGCCCAAAATCTGCAGCGAGGAGCTGCCGCAGGCGGCCCGGCTGCCATCCTCGGGGATCAAGACCCAATGCCCCCCCTGCAACCCTGGCTTTGCCAAAGGCAACAGTAgcacctgccagccctgtccctatGGCTTCTATTCCAACGGCTCCG cctgcctCAGTTGCCCAGAGGGCACTGAGCCGGTGCTGGGCTTGGAGTACAAGTGGTGGAACGTGCTGCCCCCCAACATGGAGACCACCGTGCTCAGCGGCATCAACTTCGAGTACAAGGGCATTGCAG gctgggaggtAGCTGGGGACTACATTTACACGGCAGCTGGAGCCTCTGACAGCGACTTCATGATCCTCACGCTGGTGGTCCCTGGCTTCAG ccctccaagcccagtgctggaggacacagagagcagggaggtggccaGGATCACCTTTGTTTTCGAGACGCTGTGCAGTGTTGGCTGTGAGCTCTACTTTATGGTG GGTGTCAACTCACACACCAACACTCCGGTGGAGACATGGACAGGCTCCACGGGGAAACAATCCTACACCTACCTGGTGGAGAAGAACGCGACCATGAGCTTCACCTGGGCCTTCCAGCGTACCCCCTACCACGAGGCG GGCCGGCGGTTCACCAGTGATGTGGCCAAGCTGTACAGCATCAACGTCACCAATGTGCAGGGCGGGGTGGCCTCCTTCTGCCGCCgctgtgccccccagcccaCAGGGTCCTGTGCCCCGTgttcccctggcagtgctgtggacCCCAGCTCAGGCACCTGCCAGCCTTGCCCACCTGGCACCTACCTGTGGGGCCACCCCTCCGATGGGACGCCCACCTGCCACCCCTGTGGCCCTGGCACACGCAGCAACCAG ctgcgATCGCTATGCTACAACAactgcagcctggcactggcactgccaggccagATGCTGCACTTCGAGTTCCCATCGCTGGGCCAAGGTGCCGGGGTGGGCACTGGGTCCAGCTTCACCCCCAAAGGGCTGCGCTACAGCCATCACTTCCGCCTTAGCCTCTGTGGGCATCAG GGCAGGAAGATGGCCTCATGTGCTGACAATGTGACAGCAGGTCTGGGGGGCCCTGCCCGTGTGGTTACCTCTTATGTGTGCCAGGCCATTCTGGTGCCCCCTGATGTCACTGGTGCCCGTGCAGCCGTGTCTTCTCAGCCCATCAGCCTGGGTGACCACTtgctgg gtgtcaccACCAGCTCCGTGCTGGACGGCATCGTGTCTCCCCCAGAGCTCTTCCCCCCCAGCCACCCTGACCTGCCTGacatcatcttcttcttcag GTCCAACGACatgacacagccctgcagcagtggcCGGGCCACCACCATCCGCCTGCGTTGTGACCCCCTGCGCGTTGGTACTGGCAcgctggctgtccccag CAAATGCCCCGAGGGCACCTGCGACGGCTGCACCTTCCATTTCTTGTGGGTGACGGCCGAGGGATGTCCccgctgctccagctcccaccaccGCCCCATTGTCGGCGCCTGTATCGGCGGCGTTCAG AAAACCACCTACGTGTGGCGAGAGCCCCGGCTGTGCCACGGCGGAGACGCCCTACCGCCGCAGGTGATCCAGGCATGCCGGAGCGTGGATTTTTGGCTAAAAGTGGGAATTTCCACTGGGACGTGCGTGGCCGTCTTGCTAGCCGCGCTCGCCGcttatttctggaaaaagaCTCAAAA GTTGGAATACAAATATTCCAAGCTGGTGATGGACGCGGCAGCCCGGGAGACCGACGCGACGTCGCCCGACAGCTGCGCCATCATGGAGGGGGAGGACGCGGAGGACGAGCTGCTCTTTGCCACCGAAATGTCACTTTTTGGAAAACTCAAAGCCCTAACGGCCAAG CGGATGCCGGATGGATTCGACTCGGTCCCGCTCAAGACCTCATCCAGCAGCACCGATCGGGAGCTGTAA
- the ELAPOR1 gene encoding endosome/lysosome-associated apoptosis and autophagy regulator 1 isoform X1 codes for MAGTGARWMPLALCLAVIVSPGRTGEQLHVCKESEYHYEYTACDSSGSRWRVAVPHTPGLCTGLPDPVRGTECSFSCKAGEFLEMQTQTCRPCAVGTYSLGTGVRFDEWDEVPHGFANVATNLEVDDGFGDAAENCTASTWVPLGDYVASNTDECTATLMYAVSLKQSGTVTFEYIYPDSSIVFEFFVQNDQCQPTVEESRWMRTTEKGWELHSVELSRGNNVLYWRTTAFSVWSKVPKPVLVRNIGITGVAFTSECFPCKPGTFAPASGSTACQLCPADTFSGKGATACQPCDSDTYAEPGSGSCKPRPPCTDKDFFYTHTACDASGETQLMYKWAEPKICSEELPQAARLPSSGIKTQCPPCNPGFAKGNSSTCQPCPYGFYSNGSACLSCPEGTEPVLGLEYKWWNVLPPNMETTVLSGINFEYKGIAGWEVAGDYIYTAAGASDSDFMILTLVVPGFSPPSPVLEDTESREVARITFVFETLCSVGCELYFMVGVNSHTNTPVETWTGSTGKQSYTYLVEKNATMSFTWAFQRTPYHEAGRRFTSDVAKLYSINVTNVQGGVASFCRRCAPQPTGSCAPCSPGSAVDPSSGTCQPCPPGTYLWGHPSDGTPTCHPCGPGTRSNQLRSLCYNNCSLALALPGQMLHFEFPSLGQGAGVGTGSSFTPKGLRYSHHFRLSLCGHQGRKMASCADNVTAGLGGPARVVTSYVCQAILVPPDVTGARAAVSSQPISLGDHLLGVTTSSVLDGIVSPPELFPPSHPDLPDIIFFFRSNDMTQPCSSGRATTIRLRCDPLRVGTGTLAVPSKCPEGTCDGCTFHFLWVTAEGCPRCSSSHHRPIVGACIGGVQKTTYVWREPRLCHGGDALPPQVIQACRSVDFWLKVGISTGTCVAVLLAALAAYFWKKTQKLEYKYSKLVMDAAARETDATSPDSCAIMEGEDAEDELLFATEMSLFGKLKALTAKRMPDGFDSVPLKTSSSSTDREL; via the exons ATGGCCGGTACCGGAGCCCGGTGGATGCCGCTGGCGCTGTGTCTGGCTGTCATCGTGTCACCGGGACGCACCGGAGAGCAGCTACACGTCTGCAAAGAG TCCGAGTACCACTATGAGTACACAGCATGTGACAGCTCAGGATCGCGCTGGAGGGTGGCTGTACCACACACACCTGGACTCTGCACTGGCCTGCCTGACCCTGTCAGGGGCACTGAATGTT CATTCTCCTGCAAGGCGGGTGAGTTCCTGGAGATGCAGACGCAGACGTGCCGGCCCTGCGCTGTGGGCACCTACTCGCTTGGCACTGGTGTCCGCTTCGATGAGTGGGATGAGGTGCCCCATGGCTTTGCCAACGTGGCCACCAACCTGGAGGTGGATGATGGCTTTGGCGATGCAGCAGAGAACTGCACAGC GTCAACATGGGTGCCTCTGGGGGACTACGTGGCCTCCAACACAGATGAGTGCACGGCCACCCTCATGTATGCTGTGAGCCTCAAGCAGTCGGGGACTGTCACCTTCGAGTACATCTACCCTGACAGCAGCATCGTCTTTGAATTCTTC GTGCAGAACGACCAGTGCCAGCCCACGGTGGAGGAGTCCCGCTGGATGCGGACGACAGAGAAGGGCTGGGAATTACACAGC GTGGAGCTGAGCCGTGGGAACAACGTGCTGTACTGGCGGACCACCGCCTTCTCCGTCTGGTCCAAGGTGCCTAAACCAGTGCTGGTGAGGAACATCGGCATTACAG GGGTGGCCTTCACTTCCGAGTGCTTCCCCTGCAAGCCCGGCACTTTCGCCCCCGCGTCCGGCTCAACCGCCTGCCAGCTCTGTCCCGCCGACACCTTCTCTGGCAAAGGAGCCACCGCCTGCCAGCCCTGCGACTCTGACACCTACGCTG AGCCCGGCTCGGGGTCCTGCAAGCCACGCCCACCCTGCACGGACAAGGATTTCTTCTACACCCACACGGCCTGCGACGCCAGTGGGGAG ACCCAGCTGATGTACAAGTGGGCAGAGCCCAAAATCTGCAGCGAGGAGCTGCCGCAGGCGGCCCGGCTGCCATCCTCGGGGATCAAGACCCAATGCCCCCCCTGCAACCCTGGCTTTGCCAAAGGCAACAGTAgcacctgccagccctgtccctatGGCTTCTATTCCAACGGCTCCG cctgcctCAGTTGCCCAGAGGGCACTGAGCCGGTGCTGGGCTTGGAGTACAAGTGGTGGAACGTGCTGCCCCCCAACATGGAGACCACCGTGCTCAGCGGCATCAACTTCGAGTACAAGGGCATTGCAG gctgggaggtAGCTGGGGACTACATTTACACGGCAGCTGGAGCCTCTGACAGCGACTTCATGATCCTCACGCTGGTGGTCCCTGGCTTCAG ccctccaagcccagtgctggaggacacagagagcagggaggtggccaGGATCACCTTTGTTTTCGAGACGCTGTGCAGTGTTGGCTGTGAGCTCTACTTTATGGTG GGTGTCAACTCACACACCAACACTCCGGTGGAGACATGGACAGGCTCCACGGGGAAACAATCCTACACCTACCTGGTGGAGAAGAACGCGACCATGAGCTTCACCTGGGCCTTCCAGCGTACCCCCTACCACGAGGCG GGCCGGCGGTTCACCAGTGATGTGGCCAAGCTGTACAGCATCAACGTCACCAATGTGCAGGGCGGGGTGGCCTCCTTCTGCCGCCgctgtgccccccagcccaCAGGGTCCTGTGCCCCGTgttcccctggcagtgctgtggacCCCAGCTCAGGCACCTGCCAGCCTTGCCCACCTGGCACCTACCTGTGGGGCCACCCCTCCGATGGGACGCCCACCTGCCACCCCTGTGGCCCTGGCACACGCAGCAACCAG ctgcgATCGCTATGCTACAACAactgcagcctggcactggcactgccaggccagATGCTGCACTTCGAGTTCCCATCGCTGGGCCAAGGTGCCGGGGTGGGCACTGGGTCCAGCTTCACCCCCAAAGGGCTGCGCTACAGCCATCACTTCCGCCTTAGCCTCTGTGGGCATCAG GGCAGGAAGATGGCCTCATGTGCTGACAATGTGACAGCAGGTCTGGGGGGCCCTGCCCGTGTGGTTACCTCTTATGTGTGCCAGGCCATTCTGGTGCCCCCTGATGTCACTGGTGCCCGTGCAGCCGTGTCTTCTCAGCCCATCAGCCTGGGTGACCACTtgctgg gtgtcaccACCAGCTCCGTGCTGGACGGCATCGTGTCTCCCCCAGAGCTCTTCCCCCCCAGCCACCCTGACCTGCCTGacatcatcttcttcttcag GTCCAACGACatgacacagccctgcagcagtggcCGGGCCACCACCATCCGCCTGCGTTGTGACCCCCTGCGCGTTGGTACTGGCAcgctggctgtccccag CAAATGCCCCGAGGGCACCTGCGACGGCTGCACCTTCCATTTCTTGTGGGTGACGGCCGAGGGATGTCCccgctgctccagctcccaccaccGCCCCATTGTCGGCGCCTGTATCGGCGGCGTTCAG AAAACCACCTACGTGTGGCGAGAGCCCCGGCTGTGCCACGGCGGAGACGCCCTACCGCCGCAGGTGATCCAGGCATGCCGGAGCGTGGATTTTTGGCTAAAAGTGGGAATTTCCACTGGGACGTGCGTGGCCGTCTTGCTAGCCGCGCTCGCCGcttatttctggaaaaagaCTCAAAA GTTGGAATACAAATATTCCAAGCTGGTGATGGACGCGGCAGCCCGGGAGACCGACGCGACGTCGCCCGACAGCTGCGCCATCATGGAGGGGGAGGACGCGGAGGACGAGCTGCTCTTTGCCACCGAAATGTCACTTTTTGGAAAACTCAAAGCCCTAACGGCCAAG CGGATGCCGGATGGATTCGACTCGGTCCCGCTCAAGACCTCATCCAGCAGCACCGATCGGGAGCTGTAA
- the ELAPOR1 gene encoding endosome/lysosome-associated apoptosis and autophagy regulator 1 isoform X3 yields the protein MQTQTCRPCAVGTYSLGTGVRFDEWDEVPHGFANVATNLEVDDGFGDAAENCTASTWVPLGDYVASNTDECTATLMYAVSLKQSGTVTFEYIYPDSSIVFEFFVQNDQCQPTVEESRWMRTTEKGWELHSVELSRGNNVLYWRTTAFSVWSKVPKPVLVRNIGITGVAFTSECFPCKPGTFAPASGSTACQLCPADTFSGKGATACQPCDSDTYAEPGSGSCKPRPPCTDKDFFYTHTACDASGETQLMYKWAEPKICSEELPQAARLPSSGIKTQCPPCNPGFAKGNSSTCQPCPYGFYSNGSACLSCPEGTEPVLGLEYKWWNVLPPNMETTVLSGINFEYKGIAGWEVAGDYIYTAAGASDSDFMILTLVVPGFSPPSPVLEDTESREVARITFVFETLCSVGCELYFMVGVNSHTNTPVETWTGSTGKQSYTYLVEKNATMSFTWAFQRTPYHEAGRRFTSDVAKLYSINVTNVQGGVASFCRRCAPQPTGSCAPCSPGSAVDPSSGTCQPCPPGTYLWGHPSDGTPTCHPCGPGTRSNQLRSLCYNNCSLALALPGQMLHFEFPSLGQGAGVGTGSSFTPKGLRYSHHFRLSLCGHQGRKMASCADNVTAGLGGPARVVTSYVCQAILVPPDVTGARAAVSSQPISLGDHLLGVTTSSVLDGIVSPPELFPPSHPDLPDIIFFFRSNDMTQPCSSGRATTIRLRCDPLRVGTGTLAVPSKCPEGTCDGCTFHFLWVTAEGCPRCSSSHHRPIVGACIGGVQKTTYVWREPRLCHGGDALPPQVIQACRSVDFWLKVGISTGTCVAVLLAALAAYFWKKTQKLEYKYSKLVMDAAARETDATSPDSCAIMEGEDAEDELLFATEMSLFGKLKALTAKRMPDGFDSVPLKTSSSSTDREL from the exons ATGCAGACGCAGACGTGCCGGCCCTGCGCTGTGGGCACCTACTCGCTTGGCACTGGTGTCCGCTTCGATGAGTGGGATGAGGTGCCCCATGGCTTTGCCAACGTGGCCACCAACCTGGAGGTGGATGATGGCTTTGGCGATGCAGCAGAGAACTGCACAGC GTCAACATGGGTGCCTCTGGGGGACTACGTGGCCTCCAACACAGATGAGTGCACGGCCACCCTCATGTATGCTGTGAGCCTCAAGCAGTCGGGGACTGTCACCTTCGAGTACATCTACCCTGACAGCAGCATCGTCTTTGAATTCTTC GTGCAGAACGACCAGTGCCAGCCCACGGTGGAGGAGTCCCGCTGGATGCGGACGACAGAGAAGGGCTGGGAATTACACAGC GTGGAGCTGAGCCGTGGGAACAACGTGCTGTACTGGCGGACCACCGCCTTCTCCGTCTGGTCCAAGGTGCCTAAACCAGTGCTGGTGAGGAACATCGGCATTACAG GGGTGGCCTTCACTTCCGAGTGCTTCCCCTGCAAGCCCGGCACTTTCGCCCCCGCGTCCGGCTCAACCGCCTGCCAGCTCTGTCCCGCCGACACCTTCTCTGGCAAAGGAGCCACCGCCTGCCAGCCCTGCGACTCTGACACCTACGCTG AGCCCGGCTCGGGGTCCTGCAAGCCACGCCCACCCTGCACGGACAAGGATTTCTTCTACACCCACACGGCCTGCGACGCCAGTGGGGAG ACCCAGCTGATGTACAAGTGGGCAGAGCCCAAAATCTGCAGCGAGGAGCTGCCGCAGGCGGCCCGGCTGCCATCCTCGGGGATCAAGACCCAATGCCCCCCCTGCAACCCTGGCTTTGCCAAAGGCAACAGTAgcacctgccagccctgtccctatGGCTTCTATTCCAACGGCTCCG cctgcctCAGTTGCCCAGAGGGCACTGAGCCGGTGCTGGGCTTGGAGTACAAGTGGTGGAACGTGCTGCCCCCCAACATGGAGACCACCGTGCTCAGCGGCATCAACTTCGAGTACAAGGGCATTGCAG gctgggaggtAGCTGGGGACTACATTTACACGGCAGCTGGAGCCTCTGACAGCGACTTCATGATCCTCACGCTGGTGGTCCCTGGCTTCAG ccctccaagcccagtgctggaggacacagagagcagggaggtggccaGGATCACCTTTGTTTTCGAGACGCTGTGCAGTGTTGGCTGTGAGCTCTACTTTATGGTG GGTGTCAACTCACACACCAACACTCCGGTGGAGACATGGACAGGCTCCACGGGGAAACAATCCTACACCTACCTGGTGGAGAAGAACGCGACCATGAGCTTCACCTGGGCCTTCCAGCGTACCCCCTACCACGAGGCG GGCCGGCGGTTCACCAGTGATGTGGCCAAGCTGTACAGCATCAACGTCACCAATGTGCAGGGCGGGGTGGCCTCCTTCTGCCGCCgctgtgccccccagcccaCAGGGTCCTGTGCCCCGTgttcccctggcagtgctgtggacCCCAGCTCAGGCACCTGCCAGCCTTGCCCACCTGGCACCTACCTGTGGGGCCACCCCTCCGATGGGACGCCCACCTGCCACCCCTGTGGCCCTGGCACACGCAGCAACCAG ctgcgATCGCTATGCTACAACAactgcagcctggcactggcactgccaggccagATGCTGCACTTCGAGTTCCCATCGCTGGGCCAAGGTGCCGGGGTGGGCACTGGGTCCAGCTTCACCCCCAAAGGGCTGCGCTACAGCCATCACTTCCGCCTTAGCCTCTGTGGGCATCAG GGCAGGAAGATGGCCTCATGTGCTGACAATGTGACAGCAGGTCTGGGGGGCCCTGCCCGTGTGGTTACCTCTTATGTGTGCCAGGCCATTCTGGTGCCCCCTGATGTCACTGGTGCCCGTGCAGCCGTGTCTTCTCAGCCCATCAGCCTGGGTGACCACTtgctgg gtgtcaccACCAGCTCCGTGCTGGACGGCATCGTGTCTCCCCCAGAGCTCTTCCCCCCCAGCCACCCTGACCTGCCTGacatcatcttcttcttcag GTCCAACGACatgacacagccctgcagcagtggcCGGGCCACCACCATCCGCCTGCGTTGTGACCCCCTGCGCGTTGGTACTGGCAcgctggctgtccccag CAAATGCCCCGAGGGCACCTGCGACGGCTGCACCTTCCATTTCTTGTGGGTGACGGCCGAGGGATGTCCccgctgctccagctcccaccaccGCCCCATTGTCGGCGCCTGTATCGGCGGCGTTCAG AAAACCACCTACGTGTGGCGAGAGCCCCGGCTGTGCCACGGCGGAGACGCCCTACCGCCGCAGGTGATCCAGGCATGCCGGAGCGTGGATTTTTGGCTAAAAGTGGGAATTTCCACTGGGACGTGCGTGGCCGTCTTGCTAGCCGCGCTCGCCGcttatttctggaaaaagaCTCAAAA GTTGGAATACAAATATTCCAAGCTGGTGATGGACGCGGCAGCCCGGGAGACCGACGCGACGTCGCCCGACAGCTGCGCCATCATGGAGGGGGAGGACGCGGAGGACGAGCTGCTCTTTGCCACCGAAATGTCACTTTTTGGAAAACTCAAAGCCCTAACGGCCAAG CGGATGCCGGATGGATTCGACTCGGTCCCGCTCAAGACCTCATCCAGCAGCACCGATCGGGAGCTGTAA
- the ELAPOR1 gene encoding endosome/lysosome-associated apoptosis and autophagy regulator 1 isoform X4: MRTTEKGWELHSVELSRGNNVLYWRTTAFSVWSKVPKPVLVRNIGITGVAFTSECFPCKPGTFAPASGSTACQLCPADTFSGKGATACQPCDSDTYAEPGSGSCKPRPPCTDKDFFYTHTACDASGETQLMYKWAEPKICSEELPQAARLPSSGIKTQCPPCNPGFAKGNSSTCQPCPYGFYSNGSACLSCPEGTEPVLGLEYKWWNVLPPNMETTVLSGINFEYKGIAGWEVAGDYIYTAAGASDSDFMILTLVVPGFSPPSPVLEDTESREVARITFVFETLCSVGCELYFMVGVNSHTNTPVETWTGSTGKQSYTYLVEKNATMSFTWAFQRTPYHEAGRRFTSDVAKLYSINVTNVQGGVASFCRRCAPQPTGSCAPCSPGSAVDPSSGTCQPCPPGTYLWGHPSDGTPTCHPCGPGTRSNQLRSLCYNNCSLALALPGQMLHFEFPSLGQGAGVGTGSSFTPKGLRYSHHFRLSLCGHQGRKMASCADNVTAGLGGPARVVTSYVCQAILVPPDVTGARAAVSSQPISLGDHLLGVTTSSVLDGIVSPPELFPPSHPDLPDIIFFFRSNDMTQPCSSGRATTIRLRCDPLRVGTGTLAVPSKCPEGTCDGCTFHFLWVTAEGCPRCSSSHHRPIVGACIGGVQKTTYVWREPRLCHGGDALPPQVIQACRSVDFWLKVGISTGTCVAVLLAALAAYFWKKTQKLEYKYSKLVMDAAARETDATSPDSCAIMEGEDAEDELLFATEMSLFGKLKALTAKRMPDGFDSVPLKTSSSSTDREL; this comes from the exons ATGCGGACGACAGAGAAGGGCTGGGAATTACACAGC GTGGAGCTGAGCCGTGGGAACAACGTGCTGTACTGGCGGACCACCGCCTTCTCCGTCTGGTCCAAGGTGCCTAAACCAGTGCTGGTGAGGAACATCGGCATTACAG GGGTGGCCTTCACTTCCGAGTGCTTCCCCTGCAAGCCCGGCACTTTCGCCCCCGCGTCCGGCTCAACCGCCTGCCAGCTCTGTCCCGCCGACACCTTCTCTGGCAAAGGAGCCACCGCCTGCCAGCCCTGCGACTCTGACACCTACGCTG AGCCCGGCTCGGGGTCCTGCAAGCCACGCCCACCCTGCACGGACAAGGATTTCTTCTACACCCACACGGCCTGCGACGCCAGTGGGGAG ACCCAGCTGATGTACAAGTGGGCAGAGCCCAAAATCTGCAGCGAGGAGCTGCCGCAGGCGGCCCGGCTGCCATCCTCGGGGATCAAGACCCAATGCCCCCCCTGCAACCCTGGCTTTGCCAAAGGCAACAGTAgcacctgccagccctgtccctatGGCTTCTATTCCAACGGCTCCG cctgcctCAGTTGCCCAGAGGGCACTGAGCCGGTGCTGGGCTTGGAGTACAAGTGGTGGAACGTGCTGCCCCCCAACATGGAGACCACCGTGCTCAGCGGCATCAACTTCGAGTACAAGGGCATTGCAG gctgggaggtAGCTGGGGACTACATTTACACGGCAGCTGGAGCCTCTGACAGCGACTTCATGATCCTCACGCTGGTGGTCCCTGGCTTCAG ccctccaagcccagtgctggaggacacagagagcagggaggtggccaGGATCACCTTTGTTTTCGAGACGCTGTGCAGTGTTGGCTGTGAGCTCTACTTTATGGTG GGTGTCAACTCACACACCAACACTCCGGTGGAGACATGGACAGGCTCCACGGGGAAACAATCCTACACCTACCTGGTGGAGAAGAACGCGACCATGAGCTTCACCTGGGCCTTCCAGCGTACCCCCTACCACGAGGCG GGCCGGCGGTTCACCAGTGATGTGGCCAAGCTGTACAGCATCAACGTCACCAATGTGCAGGGCGGGGTGGCCTCCTTCTGCCGCCgctgtgccccccagcccaCAGGGTCCTGTGCCCCGTgttcccctggcagtgctgtggacCCCAGCTCAGGCACCTGCCAGCCTTGCCCACCTGGCACCTACCTGTGGGGCCACCCCTCCGATGGGACGCCCACCTGCCACCCCTGTGGCCCTGGCACACGCAGCAACCAG ctgcgATCGCTATGCTACAACAactgcagcctggcactggcactgccaggccagATGCTGCACTTCGAGTTCCCATCGCTGGGCCAAGGTGCCGGGGTGGGCACTGGGTCCAGCTTCACCCCCAAAGGGCTGCGCTACAGCCATCACTTCCGCCTTAGCCTCTGTGGGCATCAG GGCAGGAAGATGGCCTCATGTGCTGACAATGTGACAGCAGGTCTGGGGGGCCCTGCCCGTGTGGTTACCTCTTATGTGTGCCAGGCCATTCTGGTGCCCCCTGATGTCACTGGTGCCCGTGCAGCCGTGTCTTCTCAGCCCATCAGCCTGGGTGACCACTtgctgg gtgtcaccACCAGCTCCGTGCTGGACGGCATCGTGTCTCCCCCAGAGCTCTTCCCCCCCAGCCACCCTGACCTGCCTGacatcatcttcttcttcag GTCCAACGACatgacacagccctgcagcagtggcCGGGCCACCACCATCCGCCTGCGTTGTGACCCCCTGCGCGTTGGTACTGGCAcgctggctgtccccag CAAATGCCCCGAGGGCACCTGCGACGGCTGCACCTTCCATTTCTTGTGGGTGACGGCCGAGGGATGTCCccgctgctccagctcccaccaccGCCCCATTGTCGGCGCCTGTATCGGCGGCGTTCAG AAAACCACCTACGTGTGGCGAGAGCCCCGGCTGTGCCACGGCGGAGACGCCCTACCGCCGCAGGTGATCCAGGCATGCCGGAGCGTGGATTTTTGGCTAAAAGTGGGAATTTCCACTGGGACGTGCGTGGCCGTCTTGCTAGCCGCGCTCGCCGcttatttctggaaaaagaCTCAAAA GTTGGAATACAAATATTCCAAGCTGGTGATGGACGCGGCAGCCCGGGAGACCGACGCGACGTCGCCCGACAGCTGCGCCATCATGGAGGGGGAGGACGCGGAGGACGAGCTGCTCTTTGCCACCGAAATGTCACTTTTTGGAAAACTCAAAGCCCTAACGGCCAAG CGGATGCCGGATGGATTCGACTCGGTCCCGCTCAAGACCTCATCCAGCAGCACCGATCGGGAGCTGTAA